GTATTTTTAATTGGCTAGCTTAAGTTAAGCGTTGTAGTAATTATTTGTAGCATTGATTTAGGTAGAGCAGGGGATTTTATTGAGATCACAGAATTTAATGGTACTTGAATTGCCAGCATGCAAGCAGGTTGCTTCGAGCTATTAACTCCGGCAATCGCTCAGCTAGTGATCAAAGCCAACTCGAATTGTAAAAGAATCCCATAAAAGTGACTAATCGTAGAGCAGTAGTAAAGTTATTTCTGCGTGGTAGGGCGGAGTGAAAGTGAGGTTTCTTACTCTTATTCAATCTTTTTTCTAAAATCCGGCGCGTTTCTTAGAAATAAAATCTTATTGAAACAGTTGTTTAAGAATAAAATAGATCGTTGCTCAAAACTCATGCAGAAGTTTACTTGCCAAAATCAAAATAAAGCGTAAGATACACCTCTCATTCAGACGGCAACGTTGAAGATGATTCGGAAGAAGTGGTTTGCTAGTTAATTTTTTTAGCTCTTAAATAATTTCTCTCTTTTAAGTTTAAGTTCAGTTTTTGGTTTGTTTTTGAAAATTGAATCAGTGCTTAAAAAGAGGTCAAAAATAAAATTGACTTGGATGAATCTTCTGGTAATATAGTTCGTCTGCTCAGGGCGGTGACGATCTCACCGGGCAGTAATCGAGATGATTACAACGCTTAGTTTGACTACCTGAAGTTCTTTAACAATTTAATCTTAAGTAAGTTTGTATGGGGGCTTGTATGTTTTTGCGATAGCAAAAAATATAAGTCTAACCACGAACAATTCCAGCAACTATTTTTTTATAATGGGAATAGTAGCAGTAATTGAGTATGAATGGTTAGATCGAAAGATTTAAACATTATAAGGATTTAAACTGAAGAGTTTGATCCTGGCTCAGATTGAACGCTGGCGGTATGCTTAACACATGCAAGTCGAACGGCAGCACGAGGAGAGTTTACTCTCTTCGGTGGCGAGTGGCGGACGGGTGAGTAATGCATAGGAATCTACCTTTTAGTCTAGGATAACTACCCGAAAGGGTGGCTAATACTGGATGTGGACTACGGTTTAAAGCAGGGGACCTTCGGGCCTTGCGCTAAGAGATGAGCCTATGTGGGATTAGCTAGTTGGTGAGGTAATGGCTCACCAAGGCGACGATCTCTAGCTGGTTTGAGAGGATGATCAGCCACACTGGGACTGAGACACGGCCCAGACTCCTACGGGAGGCAGCAGTGGGGAATATTGGACAATGGGGGGAACCCTGATCCAGCAATACCGCGTGTGTGAAGAAGGCCCTAGGGTTGTAAAGCACTTTTGTTAGGGAGAACGGGTCTTACTATTAATACTAGTAGGATTTGATGTTACCTAAAGAATAAGCACCGGCTAACTCCGTGCCAGCAGCCGCGGTAATACGGAGGGTGCAAGCGTTAATCGGAATTACTGGGCGTAAAGGGCGCGTAGGTGGTAACTTAAGTTGGGTGTGAAATCCCCGGGCTCAACCTGGGAATTGCATCCAAAACTGGGTTGCTAGAGTATGGTAGAGGGTAGCGGAATTTCTGGTGTAGCGGTGAAATGCGTAGATATCAGAAGGAACATCAATGGCGAAGGCAGCTACCTGGGCCAATACTGACGCTGAGGCGCGAAAGCATGGGGAGCAAACAGGATTAGATACCCTGGTAGTCCATGCTATAAACGATGACAACTTGTTGATGGGGGCACTGGCCTTCGTTGACGGAGCTAACGCGTTAAGTTGTCCGCCTGGGGAGTACGGTCGCAAGGCTGAAACTCAAAGGAATTGACGGGGACCCGCACAAGCGGTGGAGCATGTGGTTTAATTCGATGCAACGCGAAGAACCTTACCTGGTTTTGACATCTGCAGAACTTTCCAGAGATGGATTGGTGCCTTCGGGAACTGCAAGACAGGTGCTGCATGGCTGTCGTCAGCTCGTGTCGTGAGATGTTCGGTTAAGTCCGGCAACGAGCGCAACCCTTGTCCTTATTTGCCAGCACGTAATGGTGGGAACTCTAAGGAGACTGCCGGTGATAAACCGGAGGAAGGTAGGGACGACGTCAAGTCATCATGGCCCTTATGACCAGGGCTACACACGTGCTACAATGGTCGGTACAATGGGTTGCCAAGCCGCGAGGTGGAGCTAATCTCATAAAACCGATCCCAGTCCGGATCGTAGTCTGCAACTCGACTACGTGAAGTCGGAATCGCTAGTAATCGTGGATCAGAATGCCACGGTGAATACGTTCCCGGGTCTTGTACACACCGCCCGTCACACCATGGAAGTTGATTGCTCCAGAAGTAGGTAGCTTAAAAATGGGCGCTTACCACGGAGTGGTCGATGACTGGGGTGAAGTCGTAACAAGGTAGCCGTAGGGGAACCTGCGGCTGGATCACCTCCTTTAAAGAGCATTCGCAAAGCATACGAGTCTCCATAGAAACTTATTTAAGATCGATACCTAAATCTGGGCCTATAGCTCAGTTGGTTAGAGCACACGCTTGATAAGCGTGGGGTCGGTAGTTCGAGTCTACCTAGGCCCACCAAACAACCCATATATGGGGGATTAGCTCAGTTGGTAGAGCGCCTGCCTTGCACGCAGGAGGCCATCGGTTCGACTCCGTTATCCTCCACCAATTACTTTATTAGGTTATGATTTCTTTCTTTGGAAAGAGGTGATAATTGATGTTGTAGTTTATGGATAAACGATTGGTTGAAACGGATTTAGATAAGTATCGGATAGAATAGAAGATAAATAACCTGATTGGTTTTCTCTAGAAGTAGAGAGTGAGGAAGTCAGCTTATTTATACTCTAATCTAGTTAGAGTGTTCTTTAAAAATTTGGATTAGTTGGTGCAACGTAATAGCGATGCATTCAATAACAGTTGATTGATGTGATATCAAGTAACTGTTGTCGAGACTATTTCTAGTTCTTTTAATCTAGTGATTAGATGGAATGAACGAAATGAGAGAGTCGGGAGAGAAGTGCATCACTTAAGTAACGATGTATTCAATTTCATTGAAAAGTCAGATGTCTAGTTTATCTAGAGATCATGACAATTTGATAAAATGAGTTAACTTAAAGTGAAACGTTATCATGTTACATTCGTAGGAGAATTGAAGAGCTATTTGTCATATAACTGACGATTGTGATTTATCTTCCTGTTACTAACACTAGTTAGTAGTGGTGAAATAAGTCTAATCCCTATTATATGGTCAAGTGAATAAGCGTACATGGCGGATGCCTTGGCGATTACAGGCGATGAAGGACGTGGAAGTCTGCGAAAAGTTTCGGGGAGCTGGCAATCAAGCTTTGATCCGGAAATGTCCGAATGGGGAAACCCGCACAGGCTTAAAACCCTGTCATCCTTTAACTGAATATATAGGTTTAAGGAAGCGAACCTGGTGAACTGAAACATCTAAGTAACCAGAGGAAAAGAAATCAATTGAGATTCCCGCAGTAGTGGCGAGCGACCCGGGAAGAGCCGATACGTAATAACTATCAATATATAAGAACCATATGGAAAGATGGGCCGAAGAGGGTGATAGCCCCGTATTTTAAATATCGATAGTGGTACTAAGCGTATCAACAAGTAGGGCGGGACACGTGAAATCCTGTCTGAACATGGGGGGACCATCCTCCAAGGCTAAATACTCGTAATCGACCGATAGTGAACAAGTACCGTGAGGGAAAGGTGAAAAGAACCCCTGTGAGGGGAGTGAAATAGAATCTGAAACCGTGTACGTACAAGCAGTGGGAGCCCTTTTTAGGGTGACTGCGTACCTTTTGCATAATGGGTCAGCGACTTATATTCTGTGGCAAGCTTAACCGAATAGGGGAGGCGTAGGGAAACCGAGTCTTAATAGGGCGTCAAGTCGCAGGGTATAGACCCGAAACCAGGCGATCTACCCATGGCCAGGCTGAAAGTTAGGTAACACTGACTGGAGGGCCGAACCCACATCTGTTGCAATAGATGGGGATGAGCTGTGGGTCGGAGTGAAAGGCTAATCAAGCTTGGAGATAGCTGGTTCTCCCCGAAAGCTATTTAGGTAGCGCCTCATGTAATTTACTTCCGGGGGTAGAGCACTGTTTCGGCTAGGGGGTCATCCCGACTTACCAACCCGATGCAAACTCCGAATACCGGAAAGTATTATCATGGGAGACACACAGTGGGTGCTAACATCCATTGTGGAGAGGGAAACAACCCAGACCGCCAGCTAAGGTCCCTAAATTATCGCTCAGTGGTAAACGATGTGGGAAGGCATAGACAGCTAGGATGTTGGCTTAGAAGCAGCCATCATTTAAAGAAAGCGTAATAGCTCACTAGTCGAGTCGGCCTGCGCGGAAGATTTAGCGGGGCTAAAGCGATATACCGAAGCTGCGGATGTATATTTTAAAATATATGTGGTAGGGGAGCGTTCTGTAAGCCTGTGAAGGTGGACTCGTAAGAGCTGCTGGAGGTATCAGAAGTGCGAATGCTGACATAAGTAACGTTAATGCGTGTGAAAGACACGCACGCCGAAAGACCAAGGTTTCCTGTTCAACGTTAATCGGAGCAGGGTGAGTCGGCCCCTAAGACGAGGCAGAGATGCGTAGTCGATGGGAATCAGGTTAATATTCCTGAACTCTCGTATCATGCGATGGAGGGACGGAGAAAGCTAGACCAGCTGGTTATTGGTATACCAGTGTAAGCAGGTAGGCAGAGATCTTAGGCAAATCCGGGATCTTAATGCTGAGATGTGAATGCGAGGAGGTTACGACCTCCGGAGTGGTTGATGCTATGCTTCCAAGAAAAGCTTCTAAGCTATAGTGATATGAGAACCGTACCCCAAACCGACACTGGTGGTTGGGATGAGAATTCTAAGGCGCTTGAGAGAACTCGGGTGAAGGAACTCGGCAAAATCGTACCGTAACTTCGGGAGAAGGTACACCTTCCATGGTGAACGCTTTACGCGGTAAGCTAAGGAAGGTCGCAGTGAAAAGCTGGCTGCAACTGTTTATCAAAAACACAGGACTCTGCAAACACGAAAGTGGACGTATAGGGTCTGACGCCTGCCCGGTGCTGGAAGGTTAATTGATGGGGTTAGCGTAAGCGAAGCTCTTGATCGAAGCCCCAGTAAACGGCGGCCGTAACTATAACGGTCCTAAGGTAGCGAAATTCCTTGTCGGGTAAGTTCCGACCTGCACGAATGGCGCAATGACGGCCAGGCTGTCTCCACCCGAGACTCAGTGAAATTGAAATCGCCGTGAAGATGCGGTGTACCCGCGGCAAGACGGAAAGACCCCGTGAACCTTTACTATAGCTTTACAGTGGATTTTGAATCTTTTTGTGCAGGATAGGTGGGAGGCTTTGAAGCTAAGACGCTAGTTTTAGTGGAGCCATCCTTGAAATACCACCCTGAAAGTTTTGGAATTCTAACTTAGACCCGTTATCCGGGTTAAGGACATTGTATGGTAGGTAGTTTGACTGGGGCGGTCTCCTCCGAAAGAGTAACGGAGGAGTACGAAGGTACCCTCAGCCCGGTCGGAAATCGGGCTATTGAGTGCAAAAGCAAAAGGGTGCTTGACTGCGAGACAGACACGTCGAGCAGGTACGAAAGTAGGTTTTAGTGATCCGGTGGTTCTGTATGGAAAGGCCATCGCTCAACGGATAAAAGGTACTCCGGGGATAACAGGCTGATTCCGCCCAAGAGTTCATATCGACGGCGGAGTTTGGCACCTCGATGTCGACTCATCACATCCTGGGGCTGTAGTCGGTCCCAAGGGTATGGCTGTTCGCCATTTAAAGTGGTACGCGAGTTGGGTTCAGAACGTCGTGAGACAGTTCGGTCCCTATCTGCCGTGGGCGTTGGAAATTTGAGAGGAGCTGCTTCTAGTACGAGAGGACCGAAGTGGACATATCTCTGGTGTTTGGGTTGTCATACCAATGGCATTGCCCAGTAGCTACATATGGACGGGATAACCGCTGAAAGCATCTAAGCGGGAAGCCTTCCTCAAGATTAGATTTCCCTAGGGGTTTAACCCCTCTAAAGGTCCGTCGAAGACTACGACGTTGATAGGTTGGGTGTGTAAGTGCAGTAATGCATTGAGCTTACCAATACTAATTGACCGTGAGGCTTGACCATATAATAGGTCTTAGACAATTTTGATACGAAACATGATAAAAGACTGTTTCACTAAAGTTCAAAATGAATACAAAATAACTTAAATAAAACGAAAGTTTGCTGTTACAATACCAACTAATCAAATTTATTCAGTGAGTGGAGTCACAAAGCGTAAGCGAAAGACTTCAAGCGCGAACCAGTTTTCCTGGGGAGAATAGCACTATGGTACCACCTGATCCCATCCCGAACTCAGAAGTGAAACGTAGTAGCGCCGATGGTAGTGTGGGAGATCCCATGTGAGAGTAGGTCACCCCCAGGGCTTAATATAGGAAACCTCTAGTTCAGATGAACTAGGGGTTTTTCTTTTGTCTGAAGAAAAGTATGCATTGAAGAATCTCTTCCTTAGAAGAACAGCTAAATGGGACTATAAAAATTTAATAAGCAGTAGTTATTTAGTTTAGAAGAAGCATTTCTTTTTTAAGATAATTTAGAACAAAGAATAGAAATAGAAGCTGATTAACTTGCCGGCATGCAAGCTAGAAAGAGATGGGATATTAACTCCGGCGATGGTTGAGCCTTAATAAGTAGCATTAATCCCCTCCGAAAGCGCTGTGAAGTTAGAGGGATCTCATGGTTGCCGATGTAATGTTCGAACTTCTTTGTTAGCTGAGCCACGGCAACTTGGGGAACCTTAGTTCTTTAGAGTTTTTTAGATATTAAACAAAGCCAAGGAGACTCTTAATAAGTAATTATTTTGGTATTGAGATGAACCTGTTCTTACTTAGAGTGATTTAGAAAAAATGAGAAGAAATAGAAGTTGATAATCCGCCGGCATGCAAGCTAGAAAGAGACGGGATATTGACTCCGGCGACGGTTGAGCCTTGATAAGCACACATTATTTAGCCTGACAGTAATGGGAGGTTAGAAAGTCTATAAAGTTGCCGGAGTAACGTGCAAACTTCTTTGTTAGCTGAACCACGGCAATTTGGGGAACCTTAGTTCTTTAGAGTTTTTTAGATATTAAACAAAGCCAAGGAGACTCTTAATAAGTAATTATTTTGGTACTGAGGTGAACCTGTTCTTACTTAGAGTTATTTAGAAAAAATAAGAAGAAATAGAAGTTAATAATCTGCCGGCATGCAAGCTAGAAAGAGACGGGATATTGATTCCGGCGATGGTTGAACTTTAATAAGCTCATCTTATTTAGCCTCATAGTAATGTGAGGTTAGAAAGTCTTTAAAGTTGCCGGTGTAACACTTGAACTTCTTATATAGTTGAGCCATGACAACAGGGAAAACAGTCGTTAATTGATGTAGATTAAAGTTGATACAGCAATGCTTTTTTTATATTTACTGATCTTTTATCACCAAATTCAAGTATGGTTATATATATAGTGATCGTTAGTAAAATTTTTAATTTAGAGCAAAACAACAATAATTGGTGTTGTAATGGCCGATAAAACAGTTGTTAAAATAATGCTAGAAGCGGTTGCGTCTTCAATAACTTTAAATTTTAATGCCATTAGATAGACATTCATACCTGTTGCGATTGAACCCAAAATGACAATGGCCTTTGTTTCAAATGCCGGTAGACCTAAAAGAACAGCCATAATCCAGATGATAAAAGGATGGGCTATTAGTTTGAAAAAGGTAATATTTAAACTGATTTTAAGATTAGAGCCTAAACGATATTTTGCGAGTCCCATCCCTAAGGTTAATAATGAGAGTGGTGCTACCATATTTGAGAACATAGTGATCGTGGAGCTAGCAAAAGTGGGGAGAGGGACTCTAAAGAAGCTAACTAAAAGACCAAGCATAATCCCAATTACAATAGGGTTTTTGAATACGCCTCTTAGTGTTAAAACAAAGCCTTTAAGCGATATAGATCCATGTTCTGCCCATTCAATTGCAAAAGAGACAAGACTCCAAAGAAGGAGTGCATTGAAGGAGATAATAAGTGCTGAAACGGCAATCGCTTCGCTTCCCATAAATAACATAATAAGTGGGATACCAATCATGACATTATTTGAGAAAATTCCCCCTAATCCAAATACCGCCCCTTCTTGAGCAGTGAGTTTTAAGATATATTTGGCATAGATTTTTTCTATCAAAAATAGAATAAAAGAACCGCCAAAATAGGCAAATATTAAAAGAGGATCCATCTCTTCTTGAGTATGGAATTTACTCATAACACCAAAAAGCATTACGGGAATTGCAAGGTTAAAAAGAAACTTAGTAAGTCCATCTGTAAAGTGAGATGACCACTTAAAGACCTTAACGAGAATGTATCCTGTCGCAATCAAGATGAAGAAAGGAAGTAATGCATAAAATTGTTGTGCGAAGGCCTGAAGGAAAAGTGTCATGTGTGCTAGCTTTTAGATAAAAGAAATTTTACTGTAGCAAAATATAGCACCATTTGTAGAGAATTCTCAGCTTAATAAAAAAGGAGAGAATCTTTCCCTCCTTTAAAGTACTTTTATTATTTCATCATGCCGCTTATAACATGATCTTAATGAAGGTTGATCTCAAGAGATTGTCCTTCTTTGACATTAATCGTCTCAGCTAAGGCTCCC
The nucleotide sequence above comes from Ignatzschineria rhizosphaerae. Encoded proteins:
- a CDS encoding AEC family transporter; this encodes MTLFLQAFAQQFYALLPFFILIATGYILVKVFKWSSHFTDGLTKFLFNLAIPVMLFGVMSKFHTQEEMDPLLIFAYFGGSFILFLIEKIYAKYILKLTAQEGAVFGLGGIFSNNVMIGIPLIMLFMGSEAIAVSALIISFNALLLWSLVSFAIEWAEHGSISLKGFVLTLRGVFKNPIVIGIMLGLLVSFFRVPLPTFASSTITMFSNMVAPLSLLTLGMGLAKYRLGSNLKISLNITFFKLIAHPFIIWIMAVLLGLPAFETKAIVILGSIATGMNVYLMALKFKVIEDATASSIILTTVLSAITTPIIVVLL